The sequence below is a genomic window from Gemmatimonadaceae bacterium.
ATGTCCTCCGGAATTCCCCAGGAGGGCGGCACCTGCGTGGTCGCGACTCCCGGAGCGGCAGGGGCGACGACCGTGATTCGGCCGGCCTCGTCCTGCGCGATGCGCGCATTTTCGATCGTCTGCTGGATCTGCTCGCGGAGCTGCTCTCGATCGATTGTTCGCTGCGTGGGTGCGGCCTGCATGTAGGTCTCGGCGTGTGGGTATCCGAACTGGTATGACACTCCCTACGTCGTGGGAGTGAGCCCCGTTTCACGACTAATTTGCCGCGTGGTGGGCGCATCGCGTAATATCGGGCCGTGAGCAAAGCCGATTTTTCGGGAAAGACCGTCGTCCTCACCGGCGTCGGCCGCGCCGGCCAGGTCGGTGAAATCGTGGCCAGGGCGTTCGCCGACGCCGGCGCGCGGATGGCGCTGATCGACCGGGACGACCAGGTGAAGGCGCGGGCGGCCGAGCTCGGCGGCAACGCGTCCGCCCACGTCTGCGATCTCACGAACGCGGACGAGGTCGCCGCCACGGCGCGGCAAATCGAAGCGGATAGCGGCGGATCGATAGCCGCGCTCGTCAATCTCGCGGGCGGCTTCGGCATGAGCGGCCCGGTCGCCGACAGCGACCCCGCCGTTCTGCACAAGCAGATCGCGATCAACCTCACCACGGCCTATCTCGCGACGCGCGCCTTCCTCCCGCTGCTGCGCAAGGGAAAAGGCGCGATCGTGTATTTCGCGTCGGCCTCCGTTCTCCCCGACGGCGCGTCGAAGAACATCAGCGGGTACGCGGCGGCGAAAGCGGGCGTGCTCGCGCTCATGCGATCCGTCGCCGCCGAGGAGCTTGGCGCGGTGCGGGCGAACGCGCTCGCGCCCACGCAGATAAGGACCGCCGAGAACGTCGCCGCGATGGGCGCGGACGCCGCGTACGTCGAGCGCGAGGCCGTCGCCGAGGCCGTGCTCTTCCTCTGCTCGAGCGCGAGCCGCAACGTCACCGGACAGGCGATCAAGCTCCAGTGAACAAGTCGCTCGCGCTGATCCTTGCTCTGATCGCGGGCCTGGCAATCGGCGCGCTGCTCCGCGCGTACGATCCGGCGCTGGCCGATTCCGCGATCGCGCTGGCCGACCCGGTGGGGACGCTCTGGGTCAACGCGATCCGGATGACGGTGATTCCGCTGGTCGTGTCCACCGTCCTCGCGGCGCTGCTCGCGCCGGGGTCGCGCGCGCTGTTCGCCCAGCTCGGCTGGCGCGCCGCCGCGCTGCTCGGGGTGCTGGCGCTCGTGCTTTCGTCGGTGTCCGTGCTTGCGGCGGGGTCCGCGTTCGCGTGGCTGCCGCTGGACGACGCGCGCGCCGCGGCGTCCGGGCTCGCCACCACCGGGCTGGCCGCGGAGGTGCCGGGCATCGGGGAATGGCTCGTCAGTCTCATACCCGTAAATCCGGTGAAGGCCGCCGCCGACGGCGCGATGCTCCCGCTGTTGATCTTCACGATCTCGTTCGGACTCGCCGCCACGACCCTCGCTGAAGCGGGTCGCGAGCGGCTGCGCGAGCTGACCGTCGCCATCTCCGACACGATGCTGCGCATCGTCGAGTTCGTGCTCCTGCTCGCGCCGGTCGGTGTGTTCGCGCTGTCCCTCGTGTTGGCCGCGCGGCTCGGCGCGAGCGCGGTCGGCGCGCTCGGCGTCTTCGTGGCCGTGGTTGTCGTGCTGTGCGTGCTGACCATCGCCGCCTTTTATCCGCTCGTGGCGGTCGCCTCCACGACGAGGGTGCGCGATTTCGCCGCGGCCTCCACCGCCGGACAGGCGCTTGCCTTCAGCGCGCGCTCGTCGCTGGCCGCGCTGCCGGCGATGCTGGAGGGCGCCAGGGAGCGGCTCGCGGTGCACCGCGATCTCCCCGGTTTCTTTCTGCCGATCTCGGCTTCGATCTTCCGCCCCGGAAGCGCCGTGGCGATTCCCGCCGGCGCCATCTTCGTGGCGCGGCTGTACGGCGTCGACCTCGGCGCCGCCGACCTCATTACGATCGCGGTGACTTCCGCGCTGCTCACGTTCAGCGTGCCGTCCATTCCGGGAGGAACGATTCTCATCATGGCGCCGGTTCTCGCGGCCGTCGGAATCCCGGTTGCGGGTATCGGCGTGCTGCTCGCTCTCGATGCCATCCCCGACATGTTTCGCACAACCACGAACGTGACCGGTCACATGGCGGCCGTCACGATACTGGACCGGTGGGCCGGTGACGCCGCGCTCCCCGAACCGGCTGCCGGCCATGAGTGAGACGGCGGCGGTCGGCGAGAGGTTTACGATAGACAAGAAGTCGCTGCGAAACGTGATCGCGGCTTCGTCCGCGGGCACGATGATCGAGTGGTACGACTTCTACATCTTCGGCGCCCTCGCGGCCGTGCTCTCGACGCACTTTTACCCAGAGGGGAGCCCGACACTCAACTTCCTCAAGACGCTGGCGACGTTCGCCGTCGGCTTCGCGGTGCGTCCGTTCGGCGCGCTGGTGTTCGGCAGGATCGGCGATCTGGTCGGACGCAAATTCGCTTTCCTGATCACGCTGCTGATCATGGGCGGCGCGACCGCGGCGATCGGCTTCCTCCCCACGTACTCGCAGATCGGGACGGCCGCGCCCATCCTGCTCGTGATCTTCCGGCTGCTCCAGGGTCTCGCCCTCGGCGGCGAGTACGGCGGCGCCGCGATCTACGTGGCCGAGCACTCGCCGGACGGGAAGCGCGGCTTCTACACGAGCTTCATTCAGACGACGGCGACGCTCGGGCTCTTTCTCTCGCTCGGCGTCATCCTGATCGTGCGGGCGTCCATGTCCGAGGAAGCATTCCGGGCCTGGGGCTGGAGAATTCCGTTCCTGCTCTCGATCGTGCTGGTCGGCCTGTCGTACTACATCAGGAGCCGCCTGGCCGAGTCGCCGCTGTACACGCGGCTCAAGCAGGCGGGGAAGACGTCGAAGGCGCCGATCACCGATTCGTTCGGCACGTGGCCGCGCTGGAAGTTCTTCCTGCTGGTGCTGTTCGGCGCGACGGCGGGGCAGGCGGTGGTCTGGTACACGGGTCAGTTCTACGCGCTCTTCTTCATGCAGACGGTGCTGCAGGTCCCGCTGACCATGTCGTACTTCATCGTCGCGGCCGCGCTCATCCTCGGCACGCCGATGTTCATCGTCTTCGGCGCGCTGTCCGACAAGATCGGCCGCAAGAAGGTGATGATGGCGGGCAACCTGCTCGCGGCGCTGTCGTACATTCCCATTTACATGGCGATGAAGCACTTCGCGGATCCCGTCAATCCCGTGATGTTGACCGCCCTCGTGCTGCTCCAGGTGGTCTTCGTGACGATGGTGTACGGCCCGATCGCGGCGTTTCTCGTGGAGGCGTTTCCGGCGAAGATCCGCTACACCTCGCTGTCACTGCCGTATCACTTCGGCAACGGCTGGTTCGGCGGCTTCCTGCCGCTGATCGCCACCGCGCTCGTGGCCCGGACCGGAAACATCTACGCCGGGCTTCTCTTTCCGATCACCATCGCGCTGACGACTTTCGTGGTGGGCTCGCTCTACCTCACCGAGCAGCACAAGACGCGCATATGGGATGAGGTCGAGGGGGAGGAGCAGGCCGCGTGATGCATCTGCTGCTGCTCGCGCAGGTGATTACGCTGGCCGACACGTCGCTCGCGGCGGCCATAGACCGGCGCGTAGCCGCGACCGACAGCGCGCAGGTCGCCGTCGCGATCGTTGATCTCGGATCCGGCGCGAGCTGGTACCGCAACGCCGACACGGTCTTTCACGCCGCCAGCACGATGAAGGTGCCGGTGCTGGTCGAAGCGTTTTACGCGGCGCGCGAGGGACGCATCTCGCTCGAGCAGGAGCTGCTGGTCGTGAACCAGTTCGCATCAATCGTCGACGGGAGCCCGTACGCCCTGGACGCCCGCGTGGACGGCGATTCGGCGCTGTACGGACTCGTCGGGCGGCGCGTGCCCGTCCGCGACCTCGCCCGCCGGATGATCACGCGTTCGAGCAACCTCGCGACCAACATCATGGTCGCCGTGCTCGGCGCCGGGCAGATCAACACCACCGCGCGAAAGCTCGGCGTGACCAGATCGCTGGTGCTGCGCGGCGTCGAGGACCAGAAGGCGTTCGACCGCGGGATGAGCAACACCATGACCGCGCGCGATCTCGCCACATTGTTCGCCGCGTTGCAGCGCGGGCAGATCGCCGGGCCGGACGACACCCGCGACATGCTGGACATCCTGCTGGCGCAGGAGTTCAACTCGAAGATCCCGGCTGGGTTGCCGCCGGGAACGCGCGTCGCCCACAAGACCGGCGAGATCACCGCCGTGTCGCACGACGGCGGGATCGTGTACCCGCCGGGGCGCGCGCCCTACGTACTGGTCGTGCTCACCCGCGGCGTACGCGACGGCCGCGCTTCCGCCGCGCTGATCGCCGACATATCGCGAATCGTGTACGCTCACGTTGTCGGGCCACAAGCGGGAACGCAGCCGCGCCCGTGACCTCACTCAGCTGGGCGTGATTGCTCCTGCTTGCGAGGAACGGCGCATGGTCACAGCGTCGACGTGGATAACAATGCCCCATGCAGACGTCGCTAGCTCTGGATGGGTGCAGCACGGGATCGGCGGATTGCGTGGCTATACTGAACATTGTATAGTCAATGTCGGCGCTCAAGCCTCTTCGCTGGGTCGGCAAGGAGTTTCGGGTTCTGTACGTTGCCCGGTTCGAGGAGGCCATTTATGTGCTCCACGCATTCGAGAAGCGGACTCGTCCGACCCGACAAATCGACTTGGCGCTGGCGCGAAAACGGCTGCGGGACCTCATACGATTGCGAACCGGGATATAGCGAAATATGCCGACGAGAATACACCGGTCGACCGGCAACGTCTTTCGAGATGTCGGCTTTCCGCCCGAGGAGGCCGAGAACCTTCGTATTCGCTCCGAGTTGATGATTCAGGTGCGAAAGATTCTCGAGGGGCGGAAACTGACGCAGGCGGCCGCGGCAAAAGTCTTCGGGGTTACCCAACCTCGGATAAGCGACCTTGTCCGCGGGCGCATCGAGCTTTTCAGCATCGACGGGTTGGTCAACATGCTCGCGCACTCCGGCGTGCGGGTGAGCATCGTCGTGAAACGAGCCCGGCAGGTCGCCTAGCTGCGCTACGCATTTTTCGCCTGACTAGGAGCGGAGCGAGTAACGATTAGATTTGTGTGCTAATGCCCTCCCGCGACTCGACTCTCCTGGACACGCGCGCAGTCGAGCGAACGTTGAAGCGCATGGCCGACGAGATCCTCGAGCTCACCGGCGGCACCGACGACCTCGTGCTCGTCGGGATCCAGCGGCGGGGCGTCCAGCTCGCCGACCGCCTGGTCGATCTCATCTCGGCGAGCGAGACGGTCCGCGTTCCGCGCGGCGCCCTCGACATCACGCTCTACCGCGACGACCTCCAGACCGTGGGCCCGCGCCCCGTCGTGGGCCGCACCGATCTCCCCTGGGAGCTCGACCACCGCAAAGTCGTCATCGTGGACGACGTGCTCTATACCGGCCGCACCGTCCGCGCGGCGCTGGACGAGCTGGCCGATTTCGGCAGGCCGGCCCGGATCGCGCTGGCCGTGCTGATCGATCGCGGCGGGCGCGAGCTTCCGATCCACGCCGACATCGTCGGCAAGAAGGTCGACGTCGAGAGCGGCGACCGCGTCGACGTCCTGCTGGAGGAAGTGGACGGAAAGACCTGCGTCGTCGTTTCGCGGGCCGACAGCGCATGAGCGGCGCGCTCGGGAAGGATCTGCTCGGCCTCGAGCCGCTCTCCGCCGAGCAGATCAAGCTCATTCTCGACACCGCCGAGCCGTTCAAGGAGATCAGCGAGCGCGCCATCAAGAAGGTCCCGACGCTGCGCGGCTCCACCATCGTGAACCTGTTCTTCGAGAACTCGACGCGCACGCGCATCTCCTTCGAGTTCGCCGAGAAGCGGCTCTCCGCCGATCCGGTGAACGTCTCGGCCACGGGCTCCAGCGTGTCCAAGGGCGAGACGCTGGTGGACACCGCCCGCAACCTCGAGGCGATGCGGATCGACATGGTCGTGATCCGCCACGGCTCTTCCGGCGCCGCGCAGTTCCTCGCCGAGCGCATCAAGTCGAACGTCATCAACGCGGGCGACGGCATGCACGAGCATCCCACGCAGGGGCTGCTCGATCTCCTGACGCTGCGCGATCACTTCGGCGGCCTGGCGGGCAAGCGCGTGTGCATCTGCGGCGACGTGCTGCACTCCCGCGTCGCGCGCTCCAACATCTGGGGGCTCCGCAAGGTGGGCGCCGAAGTCGCGGTGTGCGGCCCCCGCTCGCTCCTGCCGAGCGCGATCGAGGAGCTGGGCGTGACCGTGTTCGACCACATCGAGGACGCCATCGAATGGGCCGACGCGCTCAACGTTCTCCGGCTCCAGATCGAGCGCATGACGGGCGGGTACATTCCCTCGCTGCGCGAGTACAACCGCGTGTTCGGCGTGACGCGCGACCGGCTGGCGCGCGCGCCGCGGGACGTGCTCATCCTTCACCCCGGGCCGATGAACCGCGGCGTCGAGATCGACTCCGACGTGGCCGACGGCGACCATTCCGTGATACTGGACCAGGTAACCAACGGGATCGCGATCCGCATGGCGGTGCTGTATCTGCTCGCCGGCGGGAATCCCACGCTGGCGGAGTCCGCCAAGGCGGCGGCCAGGTGACGCAGCCGATTCTGCTCCGCGGCGGCCGGGTCGTGGATCCCTCGCGGAAGATCGACGCTCAGCAGGACGTGCTGCTCGCCGCCGGCCTGATCGAAGCCTGCGGCAGAGGTCTCGCAGCGCCCGACGGCGCGCGCGTGCTCGACTGCGCCGGGATGATCGTCTCGCCCGGGTTCATCGACGTGCACTGCCACCTGCGCGAGCCGGGAAGGGAGGACGTCGAGACCGTGGCCACGGGCGCGCGGGCCGCGGCGGCCGGCGGATTCACCGCCGTCTGCGCCATGCCGAACACCGATCCGGTCACCGACAACCAGGCCGCGGTCGGGTTCATCATCCGGCAGGCGCAGCGCGCGAAGGCCGCGCGCGTGCACCCGATCGGCGCGATCTCGCTCGGGCAGCGCGGCGAAGCGCTCGCCGAGTTCGGCGAGATGATCGGGGCCGGGGCCGTCGCGGTGAGCGACGACGGGCGGCCCGTCGCCAGCGCGCAGCTCATGCGGACCGCGCTGGAATACGCGCGGACGTTCAACATCCCCGTCATCGACCATTGCGAGGAGCCGACGCTCTCGCACGGCGGCGCGATGAACGAGGGGATCGTGAGCGCGCGGCTCGGCCTCAAGGGGATTCCCTCGGAGGCCGAGGAGATCATGGTCATACGCGACATCCTGCTGGCGCGGCGCACGAAGGGGCACGTCCACCTCGCGCACATGAGCACCGTTGGGTCGGTCGAGCTGATCCGCTGGGGAAAGGAGCGCGGGATCAACGTGACCGCGGAGGTGTGTCCGCATCACCTCACGCTCACCGAGGATCGGGTCGGCGCATACGACACCAACGCCAAGATGAACCCGCCGCTGCGGACCGCCGCGGACGTGGCCGCGCTGCGCGACGCGGTGGCGGACGGCACGATAGACCTCATCGCCACGGACCACGCGCCGCACCACTACGACGAGAAGGAGCAGGAGTTCGCCAACGCTCCCAACGGCATCGTCGGGCTGGAGACCGCGCTTGCCGTCGTGCACACCAAGCTCGTGGCGGGCGGGGTGCTCGACTACCCGCGGCTCGTCGAGCGCATGTCGTGCGCGCCGGCGCGCGTGTTCCACCTTCCCGGCGGGACGCTTGAGCGCGGCGCCGTCGCCGACGTGACGGTTTTCGACCCCCGCGCCGAGTGGACGGTGGATCCGGCCGCCTTCCTCTCGAAGGGGCGCAACACGCCGTACGCCGGCGAGAAGCTTCACGGCCGCGCGATTTTTACTATCGTTGATGGAGAGATCGTCTACACGATGCCGAACACGACGAGGTGACGGTGGCCAAGCCCGGTCGTTCTCACGACGCGCTGCAGCAGCTTCTGGAGGAGCGCAAGCGGTACGAGCAGTGGCTCGCCACGCTCGAGTCGAGGCGCGACTCGACCCCGGGGCACGTGTACGAGCGCGTGCACGCGGACTACGAGCAGCGCCTCGCCGCGGTGCGCGACCAGCTCACCGAGCGGACGAGCGAGATCCGGTCCGCGGTCGCGGCGCTCAAGGACCGGCTCAAGCAGGCGACGGAGGAGGAGACCGCGCGCGTCGACGAGCTGCACGAGGCGGAGCTGCGCGCGGTGGTCGGCGAGTTCACGCCCGAGCAATGGGAGCTGCGCAAGCGGGAGGTCGAGGTCGAGCTCAAGCGGTTCGTCGACGAGAAGCGGAAGATCTCGGATGAGCTGAACCAGCTGCTGCTGATCGTCGAGCAGACCAGCGAGGAGGAAGCTCCGTCGCGGGCGGCCGCCGAGCCGCCGCCGATTCCGCCCGGCCCGGCGCCGGTGCCCGCGGACGCGACCAGTGTCAGTCGAAAGACGCCCGCGCGATCCCGCGCCGCGACGCCCGCCATGGCCCGTCCAGCGGTGGAGCAGGAAACGCCGACGGTGCCGATCGAATCGCTCGCGCCCGCCGACGGGCTCCCGGCGAAAGTGCCGGAATCCACCAGGGCTCCGGCCGAGCCCGCACCCGCGGAGACGGCACCCGCGCCAGCAAAATCGGAGACGCGCGCGAACTCCCATGGCAAGCGCGGCAAGACGAGCACGTTCGTGCCCGCGCAGCCGGACCCCCGGCGCGAGAACGAGAAAACGCTCAAGT
It includes:
- a CDS encoding SDR family oxidoreductase, translating into MSKADFSGKTVVLTGVGRAGQVGEIVARAFADAGARMALIDRDDQVKARAAELGGNASAHVCDLTNADEVAATARQIEADSGGSIAALVNLAGGFGMSGPVADSDPAVLHKQIAINLTTAYLATRAFLPLLRKGKGAIVYFASASVLPDGASKNISGYAAAKAGVLALMRSVAAEELGAVRANALAPTQIRTAENVAAMGADAAYVEREAVAEAVLFLCSSASRNVTGQAIKLQ
- a CDS encoding dicarboxylate/amino acid:cation symporter, giving the protein MNKSLALILALIAGLAIGALLRAYDPALADSAIALADPVGTLWVNAIRMTVIPLVVSTVLAALLAPGSRALFAQLGWRAAALLGVLALVLSSVSVLAAGSAFAWLPLDDARAAASGLATTGLAAEVPGIGEWLVSLIPVNPVKAAADGAMLPLLIFTISFGLAATTLAEAGRERLRELTVAISDTMLRIVEFVLLLAPVGVFALSLVLAARLGASAVGALGVFVAVVVVLCVLTIAAFYPLVAVASTTRVRDFAAASTAGQALAFSARSSLAALPAMLEGARERLAVHRDLPGFFLPISASIFRPGSAVAIPAGAIFVARLYGVDLGAADLITIAVTSALLTFSVPSIPGGTILIMAPVLAAVGIPVAGIGVLLALDAIPDMFRTTTNVTGHMAAVTILDRWAGDAALPEPAAGHE
- a CDS encoding MFS transporter, producing the protein MSETAAVGERFTIDKKSLRNVIAASSAGTMIEWYDFYIFGALAAVLSTHFYPEGSPTLNFLKTLATFAVGFAVRPFGALVFGRIGDLVGRKFAFLITLLIMGGATAAIGFLPTYSQIGTAAPILLVIFRLLQGLALGGEYGGAAIYVAEHSPDGKRGFYTSFIQTTATLGLFLSLGVILIVRASMSEEAFRAWGWRIPFLLSIVLVGLSYYIRSRLAESPLYTRLKQAGKTSKAPITDSFGTWPRWKFFLLVLFGATAGQAVVWYTGQFYALFFMQTVLQVPLTMSYFIVAAALILGTPMFIVFGALSDKIGRKKVMMAGNLLAALSYIPIYMAMKHFADPVNPVMLTALVLLQVVFVTMVYGPIAAFLVEAFPAKIRYTSLSLPYHFGNGWFGGFLPLIATALVARTGNIYAGLLFPITIALTTFVVGSLYLTEQHKTRIWDEVEGEEQAA
- a CDS encoding serine hydrolase, which produces MHLLLLAQVITLADTSLAAAIDRRVAATDSAQVAVAIVDLGSGASWYRNADTVFHAASTMKVPVLVEAFYAAREGRISLEQELLVVNQFASIVDGSPYALDARVDGDSALYGLVGRRVPVRDLARRMITRSSNLATNIMVAVLGAGQINTTARKLGVTRSLVLRGVEDQKAFDRGMSNTMTARDLATLFAALQRGQIAGPDDTRDMLDILLAQEFNSKIPAGLPPGTRVAHKTGEITAVSHDGGIVYPPGRAPYVLVVLTRGVRDGRASAALIADISRIVYAHVVGPQAGTQPRP
- a CDS encoding XRE family transcriptional regulator, giving the protein MPTRIHRSTGNVFRDVGFPPEEAENLRIRSELMIQVRKILEGRKLTQAAAAKVFGVTQPRISDLVRGRIELFSIDGLVNMLAHSGVRVSIVVKRARQVA
- the pyrR gene encoding bifunctional pyr operon transcriptional regulator/uracil phosphoribosyltransferase PyrR, which gives rise to MPSRDSTLLDTRAVERTLKRMADEILELTGGTDDLVLVGIQRRGVQLADRLVDLISASETVRVPRGALDITLYRDDLQTVGPRPVVGRTDLPWELDHRKVVIVDDVLYTGRTVRAALDELADFGRPARIALAVLIDRGGRELPIHADIVGKKVDVESGDRVDVLLEEVDGKTCVVVSRADSA
- a CDS encoding aspartate carbamoyltransferase catalytic subunit is translated as MSGALGKDLLGLEPLSAEQIKLILDTAEPFKEISERAIKKVPTLRGSTIVNLFFENSTRTRISFEFAEKRLSADPVNVSATGSSVSKGETLVDTARNLEAMRIDMVVIRHGSSGAAQFLAERIKSNVINAGDGMHEHPTQGLLDLLTLRDHFGGLAGKRVCICGDVLHSRVARSNIWGLRKVGAEVAVCGPRSLLPSAIEELGVTVFDHIEDAIEWADALNVLRLQIERMTGGYIPSLREYNRVFGVTRDRLARAPRDVLILHPGPMNRGVEIDSDVADGDHSVILDQVTNGIAIRMAVLYLLAGGNPTLAESAKAAAR
- a CDS encoding dihydroorotase; translated protein: MTQPILLRGGRVVDPSRKIDAQQDVLLAAGLIEACGRGLAAPDGARVLDCAGMIVSPGFIDVHCHLREPGREDVETVATGARAAAAGGFTAVCAMPNTDPVTDNQAAVGFIIRQAQRAKAARVHPIGAISLGQRGEALAEFGEMIGAGAVAVSDDGRPVASAQLMRTALEYARTFNIPVIDHCEEPTLSHGGAMNEGIVSARLGLKGIPSEAEEIMVIRDILLARRTKGHVHLAHMSTVGSVELIRWGKERGINVTAEVCPHHLTLTEDRVGAYDTNAKMNPPLRTAADVAALRDAVADGTIDLIATDHAPHHYDEKEQEFANAPNGIVGLETALAVVHTKLVAGGVLDYPRLVERMSCAPARVFHLPGGTLERGAVADVTVFDPRAEWTVDPAAFLSKGRNTPYAGEKLHGRAIFTIVDGEIVYTMPNTTR